The Zea mays cultivar B73 chromosome 7, Zm-B73-REFERENCE-NAM-5.0, whole genome shotgun sequence DNA segment AGCTTGCTTTCCAGCGAGCTATTTATTTTAGAGAGCCTCCAAATCAAAGTTTTTGTGTAAATTTTACGGATTCCGTTGGAGTTGCTCTTACACTACTGACGTTATTGTAAACTAGATTATGTTGTACAGGGGAGGAAAACGGAATCCCTCCACGTCCTCGAGAAACCCAGCATGCTGGCAGAACTCAACGGTTTCCGCAATTGTTTCCTTCAGCGGCCTGACCTTCCATCCCAGTTTCTTGAGCTTGTCGGACGTCATTGGAGCTGGGTGCTCCATGTCGTAGATGCTCTCCCTACCATTCCCAACTAGCTTCAGTATATGATGAAACGTACAAGAGAAATGGTTAGGTAAGTAAAGTTTACTTGCTAATGAAAGGGTAATCATCAGGGTACATCGTCTTCAGCAGCTCCAGCAGGTCACGCGCGCTGATGAAATGAGGAGCGCAGATGTGCCTGCCGGAGGCTTGTGGTGTCTCGTACACAAGCAGGAGAGCATCGGCAGTGTCCCTGACGTCGACGATGTGCCAAAGCTTGTCCCTCATTCGATCAGGTCCTCCTACATGAACATGAAAAAGGCAAATATAGGACGATCAAGTCAGAGCAATAACACAATCGGCTGTAAGGGGAATTATAAAAAGAAGACATGAATTCAGCGCATTTTGTTTGGTGATGCGTGACAGAAAACCTTTCAGGAAGTAGACGAGGAACTGGCAGCTCGTGTTGAGCGTCGGCTGCAGAAGAGGGCCAAAGACCACAGCTGGATTGACCGTCACAACATCCAGCCCGGTCTGCTTCGCGTATTCAAGTGCGGCCTCTTCTGACGAGATCTTGGCGACAGAATACCAGTTCTGCAATTAAACAGGGCGAAGTGACGAACTCATATTTGGAAGTATGGAACTTATTTTGAAACCAGGTCTTTGGTCTGTCCAGGCTCTCCCTGTTTTCGTTACTGCCGCTGGTTTACAGTTCCGGTTACCTCTTCGTTCCTGCAGAACTCTTTATCTGACCAGCAGTTCTCATCTTTGATCTTGTCTCTGGGCCAGTCTTTCGGGTTGATCTCAACGGCAACCATGGATGAAACGACGACCACTCGACGAGCATTTGCAGCAGACGCAGCCTTGAGTGCGTTTATGGTGCCGGTAACAGCAGGACCCAGCATCTCTCGCTGAAAAGTTGTGCACATCATGATATTGGACCACAAAGTGAGATAAATATAGCACAAATTAAAGCTGCCACAAAGAAGTTGGAGTCTGCATTGCTTTGTACGATTAGCATTCATATCTTTTTTTTTCTCAGCATGTTTCATAATCTTTAATTTTTTTTTGTGGGCAAACAGATGTTTAATTGATGACGAAGAACTGACTTTGAGCCCAATTATTTGTGATTAAAAGTAAACGAATGTTACAGAAAAAAAAACTTGCCTCTGGATCGGTGATCTTCCCTGAAGGCACAGGAGTGGCGACATGAAAGACTCCCTGGCACCCTGCGACTGCACCCGCCATAGCGTCGTAGTCAAGGACATCAGCCTTGAAAAGCTTGAGGTTTTCGGAAGCATTCTCTAACCGCTTCAGATGAGCGGTTTTATTGTCACCTGAAACACACAGGTACGACGACACTGTCGATGCTGTCTGGATAGTTTTCAATTCATTTCAACTGCAAGCTGTCTCCGTAGTGCACAAAAACGAGCTGCCAAGTACGACGGAGTTTTGTTTTTGGTTACAGTACGTACTGAGGTCGCGGACGGTGCCGTGGACGGTGTAGCCACGGGAGAGGAGGAGCTTGACGAGCCACGAGGCGATGTACCCGCCGGCGCCCGTCACGCACGCCGTCTCCGCGCTCCCGGCGGCCTCCTCTGTGCGTCCGGTGGACATGGCCACCGTTCAGCTTCAGCACATCTCTTATCGTCCGCTGCTGCTCGTGTGAGGTGTGCCTGTGAGGAGGCGTGGTAATGGATTACGGTTCGAATctatagaaaaatctagtaaacaaTATGTAGGAAAATAATTGAAGTCCATTTCCTACCCAGTATAATATAGAATATATTTAAAGTCCGTTATAAAAGGACAGGGTTCAAATCGTATCCCGTCGCGTTGCATGAGCACGACGCGTCGCCTAGGGAGTGGCGGTTTTACCATGCGGACAGAGGATGACGGGAGAAAAATCCATGTGATGTCGTTTTCAGATAACGTCGCTGGTGATGATTGTGTTTTCTTTCAAATCCGTTTGTACAACTGTTATCTCGTCAAAGGGTGAACATTGGATGGATATGAACCACGTCAGCTTGCATTATTTATACCTTAAACTAGCCAGGTACCCTATTATACTacggtttttatatatcatataaatatatatTGAGATGTTTATTAAATATAATTATTGCTTATTTCTAAATATCGTTGGTTAGCTTCAAATTTCTAAAGCAGCGAGCGTGGGTTCAAGTGCTCGCTCTTCACTATTTTTATATTTTATAAAAACTAAGATACGTGTGGTCTGATGCAGACGCTGGGCCTACAGATCAAGTATTATTCGAATGGGATACAATTATTGTTTATGTTTTTATGTTATTGTTGACCCATGTATCCCTTCTCTGGCCGATTCTCTCTTACCATTTTTTTTGTATGCAGTGAACAAATGGCTTGCCTAGAGGACGGCAATGCAATAAATGCCGACCAATTATCTTCCATTCTATGCAAGTATGCATGCATCAATCACTGATTCAAGGATTCCGTTCACGGGCACATGAGGGAAAAAAGACAACTATTAGCTGCTGCTTTAATTTCCGTGAAAAAAAATACGTGCCCTGTTTTTTGGATGGAAGGAATAGTTCATAATACGGTGCCAATGTCTAATCATGCATAGTCCAATACAATATATAAAGATAGTTTTAAATTGACAAAAATATAGTTTTTACTATGTGATTGAAGATCGAATTATGACAAAACTTTTAAATCCATAGCATCTAAAGCATAATAACTTATGTCTCTAGTTCCACTCTTTTAATAGGAATTTAGGTATGAAAGATATTAATAATCATCAATTGTGAACATATTAGACATATCAACACAATGGTTTATATAGGTCAGAGAGCTGAACCCTAGGGATCTAAGATTACTACGTTTTATTTTGTTCTATACCTAAGGTGCTAAAAATTGTCACACATTTTATGCTACAGTTGCCTAAGGTTAAGAACTCAAATTTTGCATTACAGTTTGCCACGTTTGAAGGAATCTTACAACAGTTTTATAAGTCATTGACGAATGAGATCTACGTAGTAGGAgaatgtaacacccggttttaaggaacaaagccgggtgcatctcatacatgcgccaagaagacaacatatataataacagagtgtatagagataaatgtcataaaacatcagagtatttattacatagcggaagacttattacaaaataaaaaaataaatataaaacgaactaaggatcgtcggcgccaacgtcaactgagaaacgccacctagatcagatcaaactcctcgccctgtggctcctcctgaaccacctgctcttctcctgtgtggggggggtgagacagcaagggtgagctcatatacattcatagctcaacaagtcgtggggaataatgtgacatgaactcaccaaaggtgggagttcatgaagtgtaaggctgatcaatgaaataaaggctgaagctgagctttgcttttataagttggtcaaaattttattagcagttactaagtgtaagtgaataccaaaccatagtaataataagtaaaagtaataataaaataatcccaaatgcaatgatatgacaaattgagtttaagttccataaattaatcatgtgagtgtccgagccgctcatgaccgtgagcacgactagtataccagttttacactctgtagaggttgcgcatctttacccacaagtcgtgttacccatttgccacggagttgatcagaccccatacacctctaccaaggaagcgaggcagggtaccactacgaggcctttacaaagttccactagcttcagactacccgctacagtttataggaagctccagtgcatgaatccctcgcctgaccgccatcgcagcaaaatcaacccaaggacctccctacactaaccactcccctaatgcccttgccccttttgggtaaggtagccctccactagctttcctagttaatcagccaagagcgtcccattaaacccttgtggtagcactgttttcccgggtggttctccatgttcccattaacataatgatcttaacatgaatagtaaagaataaaacagataataagaagtataacaatgagtgatgaatatctctatacccaatccacataaagcaatagcatgaactacccaaaactttagtagtaaaaccagtggtgagacaaggtataaagatagtcaaaatctagggtaacctattgggtcccagcaaaattaacctatgcagatcattatgatttaataagaacatgaatgggtaaaagaagtgatcaagggcacaacttgccttcaacgagctcctgctcagcagtctctaccagctgaacctcagatttcacagtggcttgctcgtctactcgtgtcaacacaatacatacatagcatagcataaattaacatcacatcaaacatgcaaacagaatatacagtaataaactaagcattaaaataagatcataggaactggagtcattaaatttggaggtatagattttaagttatggattttctaatgttttatgtgcttaatacaagattaagtgctagatGAATCTTAATgagtctttcatgtcaaaacagagacactaatggttagacaatattattataaaaatttaggaactggaatggaccaaattggagttcatatgaattttctataatttaaacaagttctagcaattatttttgtattaaaatacatttctgatttattttctctggttttatagtTCCCTGGAGTGGGCCTCAAATCCTAGAACACGCAGGGGTCCTAGCGCAAAGTGTCCCGAGACACAGCAAAACTAGGccgtggactgcgggtttattaaTAGCTTTTTCAGGGGCTCTTTTACAAAATGTTCAAGGCGAAAGGGTATCGGATAGTATCGGCCGTCCGATTAGAAATCACGCGTCCAGATTAAATCAACAGACGCGCGAACCGGTACGCCATGGGATCCACACGATCTAAGATCAACTGTCACCATTTAATGAATACAGAGATAAGCGCCTATCATCCGATTCGAGATCGACGACCCGAACGAAGGGGGGATCACTGATCTAATCAGAACCGTTCGGCCGTAAATCAACGGCCATGGGTTCATCACCTCCACCACTAGCCACCCACGGCGGCGCTCTGCTCCCCAACAGTGGAGCCATTGCCGCCAACAGTGGCCATGCGCCACCGCCACCCCAAACTCCGATTGAACAGGGCAACATGCATGGTAGATGATGGCGAATATGGGTAACCGAGACTCACCGGTGATGGCGTGCCCAAGGGGTCGGTCTGCGGCAGTATGCGGTTCCGCGGTGGTCCTTCAACTGCGGCGAGGAATTCACCGGAGTTCCCTGTCTCCGCTGACGCGATTTTGCCGCAGCAGCAACCCACGCACCACGGTGACCCGTCTAGGCCCAACACGAGTCCCGCAGCGGCGATGTAGAGACGAGTCCTCGGCAGCGACGGCGAACCGGTGTTGCGGCGCTGCCAGGGAACAACGGGGAGGCTCGGGGCGGTGCTAGGTGATGGGATAGAGGAGGAGGTGCGGCGCGGAGTAGTTGAGGAGGAGACGGCCGATTCTTCTTATGCGCAGGGTTGG contains these protein-coding regions:
- the LOC100193770 gene encoding cinnamoyl-CoA reductase 1-like isoform X1, with product MSTGRTEEAAGSAETACVTGAGGYIASWLVKLLLSRGYTVHGTVRDLSDNKTAHLKRLENASENLKLFKADVLDYDAMAGAVAGCQGVFHVATPVPSGKITDPEREMLGPAVTGTINALKAASAANARRVVVVSSMVAVEINPKDWPRDKIKDENCWSDKEFCRNEENWYSVAKISSEEAALEYAKQTGLDVVTVNPAVVFGPLLQPTLNTSCQFLVYFLKGGPDRMRDKLWHIVDVRDTADALLLVYETPQASGRHICAPHFISARDLLELLKTMESIYDMEHPAPMTSDKLKKLGWKVRPLKETIAETVEFCQHAGFLEDVEGFRFPPLYNII
- the LOC100193770 gene encoding Cinnamoyl-CoA reductase 1-like, which produces MSTGRTEEAAGSAETACVTGAGGYIASWLVKLLLSRGYTVHGTVRDLSDNKTAHLKRLENASENLKLFKADVLDYDAMAGAVAGCQGVFHVATPVPSGKITDPEREMLGPAVTGTINALKAASAANARRVVVVSSMVAVEINPKDWPRDKIKDENCWSDKEFCRNEENWYSVAKISSEEAALEYAKQTGLDVVTVNPAVVFGPLLQPTLNTSCQFLVYFLKGGPDRMRDKLWHIVDVRDTADALLLVYETPQASGRHICAPHFISARDLLELLKTMYPDDYPFISKESIYDMEHPAPMTSDKLKKLGWKVRPLKETIAETVEFCQHAGFLEDVEGFRFPPLYNII